The Oxyura jamaicensis isolate SHBP4307 breed ruddy duck chromosome Z, BPBGC_Ojam_1.0, whole genome shotgun sequence genome window below encodes:
- the LOC118156393 gene encoding avidin-like isoform X1, with the protein MGSLRCCLLLALALLGLRPAAAGKCDLQGLWRNELGSNMTLLALDMDGTFSGSYHTAVAATDKQILVSPLQGALQPPGTKGQQPTFGFTVQWQFADSTTVFVGQCFVDRRGKETLETAWLLREGVPSRRDVWKATRVGTSVFTRIK; encoded by the exons ATGGGGAGCCTccgctgctgcctcctgctcgcCCTGGCCCTGCTCGGCCTCCGGCCCGCTGCTGCCGGGAAG TGTGACCTGCAGGGCCTCTGGAGGAACGAGCTAGGCTCCAACATGACCCTCCTGGCCTTGGACATGGATGGGACCTTCTCTGGCTCCTACCACACCGCGGTGGCAGCCACCGACAAGCAGATCCTGGTGTCGCCCCTGcaaggagccctgcagccccccggcaccAAGGGGCAGCAGCCCACCTTCGGCTTCACCGTGCAGTGGCAGTTTGCAG ACTCCACCACCGTCTTTGTGGGCCAGTGCTTCGTGGACCGCCGTGGGAAGGAGACGCTGGAGACCGCCTGGCTCCTGCGGGAAGGGGTCCCCTCCCGCAGGGACGTCTGGAAGGCCACCAG GGTTGGCACCTCCGTCTTCACTCGCATCAAGTGA
- the LOC118156393 gene encoding avidin-like isoform X2, with the protein MTLLALDMDGTFSGSYHTAVAATDKQILVSPLQGALQPPGTKGQQPTFGFTVQWQFADSTTVFVGQCFVDRRGKETLETAWLLREGVPSRRDVWKATRVGTSVFTRIK; encoded by the exons ATGACCCTCCTGGCCTTGGACATGGATGGGACCTTCTCTGGCTCCTACCACACCGCGGTGGCAGCCACCGACAAGCAGATCCTGGTGTCGCCCCTGcaaggagccctgcagccccccggcaccAAGGGGCAGCAGCCCACCTTCGGCTTCACCGTGCAGTGGCAGTTTGCAG ACTCCACCACCGTCTTTGTGGGCCAGTGCTTCGTGGACCGCCGTGGGAAGGAGACGCTGGAGACCGCCTGGCTCCTGCGGGAAGGGGTCCCCTCCCGCAGGGACGTCTGGAAGGCCACCAG GGTTGGCACCTCCGTCTTCACTCGCATCAAGTGA